One segment of Microcoleus sp. AS-A8 DNA contains the following:
- a CDS encoding DUF4388 domain-containing protein, which produces MSTKGSLTDISLSEIFELIEKGHKTGLLKLCAFSKIRTTPLVFYIWVDQGSIVAAANRLDQACLVSLIAKHQGVRNRIVAELAQSCPLDQPLGLCLKNRFVLEKKQLKRLFQIQVLQKVCALFELKEGRFEFEQNVALPTREMTGLSVPLAAINQYCLLKASLEELPMVTGL; this is translated from the coding sequence ATGTCCACTAAAGGTTCTCTAACAGATATTTCCTTATCCGAAATTTTTGAGTTAATCGAGAAAGGACACAAAACAGGTCTACTCAAACTTTGTGCCTTCTCAAAAATCAGAACGACTCCCCTAGTTTTTTACATTTGGGTTGATCAAGGTAGTATTGTAGCTGCGGCTAATCGATTAGATCAGGCGTGTTTAGTTTCTTTAATTGCCAAACATCAGGGAGTCAGAAATCGCATCGTTGCCGAACTCGCTCAGTCATGCCCACTCGATCAACCACTGGGTTTGTGCTTGAAAAATCGTTTTGTATTAGAAAAAAAACAACTGAAACGATTATTTCAGATACAGGTATTACAAAAAGTATGTGCTTTGTTTGAACTCAAGGAGGGTCGGTTTGAGTTTGAACAAAATGTTGCCTTACCCACGCGAGAAATGACTGGATTAAGTGTACCTTTAGCGGCTATCAATCAATACTGTTTGTTAAAGGCTTCTTTAGAGGAGTTGCCGATGGTCACTGGACTCTGA
- a CDS encoding HAD-IB family phosphatase, producing the protein MSQNPTPSIQTPTSTIPNHHKRVVFCDFDGTITAEETFVGMLKTFAPELSEQLMPEMYARRLTLREGVRQLLESIPSACYPQILEYAKPKAIRPGLVELLDFLDTEGVPFVVVSGGVRGMVEMVLSQASTRSEASVSPKKSLLERVAAIYAVDLDTTGEFLRVNSGFEEGTELVAKVQVMARHPAEEQIAIGDSVTDLKMALHAPIVFARDRLIQYMEEHNKSYMRWNDFFDIREQLQRRWRDTA; encoded by the coding sequence GTGTCCCAAAACCCTACTCCATCCATCCAAACTCCAACATCTACAATCCCAAATCATCACAAGCGCGTTGTCTTCTGCGACTTTGACGGCACCATCACCGCAGAAGAAACCTTCGTGGGAATGCTCAAAACATTTGCACCTGAACTGTCTGAACAGCTAATGCCCGAAATGTACGCGAGGCGATTGACGTTACGGGAAGGAGTGCGGCAACTGTTGGAATCCATTCCTTCGGCTTGTTATCCCCAAATCCTGGAATATGCCAAACCCAAGGCAATCCGTCCTGGATTAGTCGAGTTACTAGATTTCCTGGATACTGAGGGTGTTCCCTTTGTTGTCGTTTCCGGGGGAGTGCGGGGGATGGTGGAAATGGTGTTAAGTCAGGCAAGTACGAGAAGCGAGGCGTCTGTCTCCCCCAAAAAGTCTTTACTCGAACGGGTAGCCGCCATTTATGCCGTTGATCTCGATACGACAGGCGAGTTTCTGCGGGTGAATTCTGGGTTTGAAGAAGGTACAGAACTCGTGGCGAAGGTTCAGGTGATGGCACGACACCCCGCCGAGGAGCAGATTGCGATTGGGGATTCAGTCACAGATTTGAAGATGGCACTTCATGCCCCCATTGTATTTGCACGCGATCGCCTCATCCAATATATGGAAGAACACAACAAATCCTACATGCGTTGGAATGACTTCTTTGATATCCGCGAACAGCTACAGAGGCGGTGGCGAGATACCGCATGA
- the mtnB gene encoding methylthioribulose 1-phosphate dehydratase, which yields MSTDPRTILMTAAGHFYQLGWMVGTAGNLSARLPDGSFWITASGRHKGQLCMDDFIRIAPNGKVLEQPTSDVRPSAETSIHQAIYSLFPEAQACYHVHSIEANLVSHFTTGDSLPLPPLEMLKGFGVWEENPQVEMPVFANHLQVPQIASDIYERFQVVPPSLNALLIRNHGVTVWASSPEGARNYLEIAEYMFRYMVAARKVGIEEPLGKTH from the coding sequence ATGAGTACCGATCCAAGAACAATCTTAATGACAGCAGCTGGTCATTTTTACCAGCTAGGCTGGATGGTGGGCACAGCGGGTAATCTCTCCGCTCGCTTGCCCGATGGCAGCTTTTGGATTACTGCCAGTGGACGCCATAAAGGGCAGCTATGTATGGATGATTTCATTCGCATTGCGCCCAATGGCAAGGTGTTGGAGCAACCCACATCTGATGTCCGCCCTTCAGCCGAGACGAGTATTCATCAGGCAATCTACTCACTATTCCCGGAGGCGCAAGCCTGCTATCACGTTCATTCTATTGAGGCTAATCTAGTTTCTCACTTTACCACTGGAGATTCCCTGCCTTTGCCGCCTTTGGAAATGCTCAAAGGTTTCGGGGTATGGGAAGAAAATCCTCAAGTGGAAATGCCAGTATTTGCGAACCATTTACAAGTGCCGCAGATTGCAAGTGATATCTATGAGCGATTTCAGGTGGTACCGCCGTCGCTCAATGCTTTGCTCATTCGCAATCATGGCGTCACGGTTTGGGCTTCTTCCCCAGAAGGGGCGCGCAACTACTTGGAGATAGCAGAGTACATGTTCCGATATATGGTGGCGGCTCGAAAAGTTGGCATCGAGGAGCCATTGGGAAAAACACATTAA
- a CDS encoding glycoside hydrolase 100 family protein, giving the protein MTTEGDILQDDILAEAWKALEDSVIYYYGRPVGTVAARDPDVEPLNYNQCFVRDFVSCALLFLVNGKTEIVRNFLIETLALQDETKQMDYFNAGQGLMPASFKVASSFGEQFLTADFGEHAIARVTPVDSSLWWIILLRAYVKKTGDIALAHQPEFQKGLIHILKLCLADRFDMFPTMLVPDGAFMIDRRMGVYGHPLEIQALFYGALRAVRELLAPDRQGEIYTLVVDQRLRTLNFHIRTYYWLDIKRLNEIYRYQGEEFGDTAVNKFNIYPDSIPYWLTEWMPETGGYLAGNLGPARMDFRFFTLGNLMAIICSLSSPQESQWIMDLIEQRWDDLVGNMPMKICFPAVEGLEWKILTGCDPKNVPWSYHNGGNWPVLLWLLAAAAQKTGRPHIARIAIELAEKRLSQDQWPEYYDGKNGRLVGKQARKYQTWTISGFLLAKHLIANPEALGLFCFDEEFESIDWTSSHLV; this is encoded by the coding sequence ATGACAACAGAAGGCGATATCCTGCAAGACGATATACTTGCAGAAGCTTGGAAAGCACTTGAAGATTCTGTTATCTACTATTACGGACGCCCAGTTGGCACAGTAGCGGCTCGCGACCCCGATGTAGAACCTCTCAATTACAATCAATGTTTTGTCCGTGATTTTGTTTCTTGTGCGCTGCTATTTTTAGTGAACGGCAAAACGGAGATTGTTCGCAATTTCCTGATAGAGACGCTGGCGCTTCAGGACGAAACCAAGCAGATGGATTACTTTAATGCCGGCCAAGGTTTGATGCCAGCCAGTTTTAAGGTGGCATCAAGCTTTGGGGAGCAATTTTTGACAGCAGATTTTGGGGAACATGCGATCGCCAGAGTTACACCTGTTGATTCCAGTCTCTGGTGGATTATTCTGTTACGGGCTTATGTGAAAAAAACCGGAGATATTGCGCTAGCTCATCAACCAGAATTTCAAAAAGGACTGATCCATATCCTTAAGCTTTGCTTGGCGGATCGGTTTGATATGTTCCCGACGATGTTGGTTCCCGATGGCGCTTTTATGATTGATCGTCGCATGGGAGTGTATGGGCATCCTCTGGAAATCCAAGCCTTATTTTATGGGGCATTGAGAGCCGTGCGAGAACTCCTAGCACCTGATCGCCAAGGTGAAATCTATACCCTAGTGGTGGATCAGCGCTTGAGGACTCTCAATTTCCATATTCGGACATATTATTGGCTTGATATTAAGCGATTGAACGAAATCTATCGCTATCAAGGCGAAGAATTTGGCGATACAGCCGTCAATAAGTTCAATATTTATCCCGATTCAATTCCCTACTGGTTAACGGAATGGATGCCAGAAACAGGAGGTTATCTCGCCGGGAATCTTGGCCCCGCACGGATGGATTTCCGTTTCTTTACTCTAGGAAACTTAATGGCAATCATTTGTTCGTTATCGAGTCCGCAAGAATCCCAATGGATTATGGATTTGATCGAGCAACGATGGGATGATTTGGTCGGAAATATGCCGATGAAAATCTGTTTTCCGGCTGTAGAAGGTCTGGAATGGAAGATTCTTACTGGCTGCGACCCCAAAAATGTGCCTTGGTCGTATCATAATGGCGGCAATTGGCCTGTTTTACTCTGGCTGCTAGCGGCTGCGGCACAGAAAACGGGTAGACCCCATATTGCCCGGATTGCGATTGAACTAGCAGAAAAACGCTTAAGTCAAGACCAATGGCCGGAGTATTATGATGGCAAAAATGGGAGACTTGTAGGCAAACAAGCGCGGAAATATCAAACTTGGACTATTTCCGGGTTCTTATTAGCTAAACACCTGATAGCTAATCCAGAGGCTTTGGGCCTATTCTGTTTTGATGAAGAGTTTGAGTCGATTGACTGGACATCTTCTCACTTGGTCTAA
- a CDS encoding restriction endonuclease, which yields MTSPIQKIIFGSPGTGKSRSIDHEIIPNILGIVQENYPENVIKTVFHPEYTYGDFMGKLMPLTNKDGKVEYKFYEGHFLKALAQAYKNILSQKEDEEIQNVALVIDEINRGNSSGIFGTVFQLLDRDEDGWSDYGINLSDLELRTLVELIGFVPVGEENKVPTYKYENKGYAKTLEKHEDTFSKIKIKFKNDKVIGSSIRIPPNLSILATMNTSDNSIYFMDSAFKRRWDWEFVNWDESKPPKGTYGQAKNGTLNEGEWFNFINKLNTFIKKHHASIRGIEDKQVGKYFIKATKGKSVTAQQIQNKLMFFLWDSVFNRDKKPLVELLEINKDELVTFGDFIKLHNKLVEKIMTKY from the coding sequence ATGACAAGTCCTATTCAAAAAATTATATTTGGTAGTCCCGGTACAGGAAAAAGCCGCAGTATTGACCATGAAATAATTCCTAACATTTTAGGTATTGTTCAAGAAAATTATCCAGAAAATGTTATTAAGACGGTATTTCATCCAGAATATACTTATGGTGATTTTATGGGTAAACTAATGCCTTTAACTAATAAAGATGGGAAAGTAGAGTATAAATTTTATGAAGGTCACTTTCTAAAAGCACTGGCACAAGCCTATAAAAATATTTTATCTCAGAAAGAAGATGAAGAGATCCAAAATGTAGCTTTGGTAATCGATGAAATAAATAGAGGTAATTCCTCAGGAATTTTTGGTACAGTATTTCAACTTTTAGATCGTGATGAAGATGGTTGGTCTGATTATGGCATTAATCTTTCTGATTTAGAATTAAGAACCTTAGTAGAGTTAATTGGTTTTGTTCCGGTGGGAGAAGAAAATAAGGTTCCGACGTATAAATATGAAAATAAAGGCTATGCAAAAACTCTTGAGAAGCATGAAGATACGTTTTCAAAAATAAAGATTAAATTTAAAAATGATAAAGTTATAGGAAGTTCTATTCGCATTCCTCCAAATTTATCTATTCTAGCTACTATGAACACATCAGATAATTCAATTTATTTCATGGATAGTGCTTTTAAACGTCGTTGGGATTGGGAGTTTGTAAATTGGGATGAAAGTAAACCACCAAAAGGAACATACGGGCAGGCTAAAAATGGAACGTTAAACGAGGGAGAATGGTTTAATTTTATTAATAAACTAAACACTTTTATCAAGAAGCATCATGCTTCTATTCGTGGAATTGAAGATAAACAGGTTGGCAAATATTTTATTAAAGCGACTAAAGGAAAATCAGTAACAGCACAGCAAATTCAAAATAAACTAATGTTTTTCTTATGGGATAGTGTATTTAATCGAGATAAAAAGCCTTTGGTAGAACTCTTGGAAATCAATAAAGATGAACTTGTGACTTTTGGGGATTTTATTAAGCTACATAATAAGTTGGTTGAGAAAATCATGACCAAGTATTAA
- a CDS encoding FGGY-family carbohydrate kinase, producing MNFYLGIDFGTSGARAVVINAEGVIQSETKYSFTEALLAPTAVTWKGALFALIEQISQEIRTEIKAIAIDGTSSTVMLCDATGQPITEPLMYNDDRGVEVMETLRAIAPPNHTVLSPTSSLAKLLWLKRKAKGKRQNDYFLHQADWLAFLLHGQVGISDYHNALKLGYDPQQLCYPHWMEQLSETLVLPQVLAPGTPVGEVTAEVAHRSGLSQECVVCTGTTDSIAAFLASGAKSPGEAVTSLGSTLVLKLLSRTRVDDARYGIYSHRLGDLWLTGGASNTGGAVLRHFFNDVELERLSCQINPTKESPLDYYPLLKVGDRFPINDPNLSPQLEPRPRDSVEFLHGLLEGMARIEARGYQLLQQLGATQLTRVYTAGGGAKNPTWTSIRERHLKVPVVPSRHTDAAYGTALLAKRGVYLSSTYSD from the coding sequence ATGAATTTCTATCTGGGCATTGATTTTGGCACTTCTGGTGCCAGGGCTGTTGTGATTAACGCTGAAGGTGTGATTCAATCCGAAACGAAATATTCCTTTACAGAAGCATTATTAGCCCCAACAGCCGTTACATGGAAAGGGGCTTTGTTTGCCTTAATTGAGCAAATTTCCCAAGAAATACGCACAGAAATCAAAGCGATCGCCATTGATGGCACATCCTCCACTGTCATGCTATGCGATGCCACAGGACAACCAATAACTGAACCCCTAATGTACAACGATGATCGAGGGGTAGAAGTTATGGAGACGTTGAGAGCCATTGCACCTCCCAATCACACTGTCTTAAGTCCTACCTCCAGTCTCGCCAAACTTTTATGGTTAAAGCGAAAGGCAAAAGGTAAAAGACAAAATGACTATTTCCTGCATCAAGCGGATTGGTTGGCGTTTCTGTTGCATGGACAAGTGGGAATTAGTGATTATCACAATGCTTTAAAACTGGGATATGACCCTCAACAGTTGTGCTATCCCCATTGGATGGAACAGTTATCAGAGACATTAGTACTACCACAAGTTCTTGCCCCTGGAACACCCGTGGGTGAGGTAACAGCAGAGGTTGCCCACCGCTCAGGGTTGTCACAGGAGTGTGTAGTGTGTACAGGTACAACTGATAGTATTGCGGCTTTTCTCGCCAGTGGTGCCAAGTCTCCCGGTGAGGCGGTGACTTCTCTGGGTTCCACCTTAGTGCTGAAGCTGTTGAGTCGGACTCGTGTTGATGATGCCCGATACGGGATTTATAGCCACCGATTAGGTGATTTGTGGCTAACCGGTGGGGCATCGAATACAGGTGGGGCGGTGTTGCGACATTTCTTCAATGATGTCGAGTTAGAACGTCTCAGTTGCCAAATCAATCCGACCAAAGAAAGCCCTCTGGATTATTATCCCTTGCTTAAAGTCGGCGATCGCTTTCCCATTAATGACCCCAATCTCTCACCGCAATTAGAACCTCGCCCAAGAGACTCGGTAGAATTTCTGCATGGCTTACTGGAGGGCATGGCACGAATTGAAGCACGAGGATATCAATTATTACAACAACTTGGCGCAACTCAACTCACTCGTGTTTATACAGCCGGTGGTGGTGCCAAAAATCCAACTTGGACATCAATTCGAGAACGACATCTCAAGGTGCCTGTAGTGCCATCCAGACACACCGATGCTGCCTATGGCACAGCCTTATTGGCGAAGAGAGGAGTTTACCTGAGTTCGACATACTCAGATTAG
- a CDS encoding helix-turn-helix domain-containing protein → MGLVRLRIRDLADEKGWTLKEVAARAGIPYSTVTTYARSAGMATVDVTALQKLARTFDVLMEDLIETVQD, encoded by the coding sequence ATGGGTCTAGTTAGGCTGCGAATACGCGATCTGGCTGACGAGAAGGGTTGGACGCTCAAAGAAGTTGCTGCACGGGCAGGAATTCCCTACAGCACAGTGACCACATATGCGCGATCGGCGGGGATGGCAACGGTAGATGTGACGGCGCTGCAAAAACTAGCTCGCACGTTTGATGTATTGATGGAAGATTTAATTGAAACCGTGCAAGATTAG